The Branchiostoma floridae strain S238N-H82 chromosome 7, Bfl_VNyyK, whole genome shotgun sequence region acggacctcaaatGGGctagaaaatatacatgtatgaacccACCGTTAGATCATGTATAATGCTATCATAGAAGAGGTGTTGCTATTTCAGAGTTGTGACATCAAGATTATAGTCTTGGGATGTCACTGAGTCTGAATTGTGGATATGAGACTGAACatgtgaaaaagaaaaggaaactgttgttgttttagcCTGAAATCCAGTCTTCTTAGCTTTAGTCCCCGTTCacatatgtttgtgtatattccaGTCCATATGAGTTGCATATTGACATTATTTGGGCCCAGGTAAAATTGAAGGCCGAAGAAAATGTTTTTCGGTTACATAACCAGACAACACAATGATGGGTCATAGTATATAACCAACATTTGACCAGCTTTATAGTCAGCCTAGTACACCATAATATAGCACTTTTTGTCACATTTATTGGTCTAACACAACAGAAAATAGCAGACAACTCTGCTTCCTTGCACAGCATATTtcttgaggtacatgtacaaacagaattataaaaaaatgctGTTAAATGAATAAAGTTAGTGATTGcaatggaacattttgaaaagacAGCATGTTGTAGCGCTAGAAAAGAGATATACAAAATTTAGTGTAAGGGTATTGTGCATTAAGGGTTGTGTTAATCATGTCTGAGATTTTTGCAGGTTTATTGTATCCTGTAAGTTATGTTCATGCAATAACAACACATTCAAGCTCATGTATTAGATGTGGCTTCCAAGAGATTCTTGTACACTGAAAGTGCCTTGAagataaaaatgtttctttcATGGGGTAACGAGCATTTGGAGGGCGAAAGAGTGAAAACTTGTGTCCATttgtaatgacaatgacaaataaTATGGACAGCTTACGTGTACCATGTGTTATGTTGCTCTTTGAATGGAATGATAAATAAACAGTAtcatttccatttgcagttggaattgtgtgtgtgtgagggagagagtgtgtatgtatgtatgtaagtatgtatgtgtgtgtgtgtgtgtgcgcgtgtgtgtggatttgtatgtgtttgtacaaatgtataccagTACGTAACGTTCTACTACACCAGTGACTGTGCGTGTTGTGCGTGTTTTGCTTGTGTGAATAAATATTATTTCCGTTTGCACTtgaaattgtgtgtgtgtgtgtgtgtgtgtgtattataaTCTATATCTGTGTATATAAATCatatctgtgtgtgtacatgtgtcattgtgtgtttttgcttgtgtgtacatgtatgtggatgtGTCCCCAATGCTGTTACATTCGATGCAGTGGTAAGGACTATTAAAGATTGAGGAGCAGTACCGATCTATCAGCAGcattttaagtacatgtaaggGGGAAACATACGTCAACACGGAAGAAATATCAGTTGTATTATGAAGACCACCAAAGGAATTAGGTGACCATTAAGCGGGAAGTATTTGCCACCTCTGATAATTACATATTAGTGTGTCATTCAATGCCAAGTTTATACTGTTGTACAGCAACATGTTAGACATCAGATTATAGTGGTTGCGTTAATTAAGTGGGGCCGCGTGGCGCAGTTGCGGCATGTTCgcctcgagaccgagaggttgctTCGAGGTTGGTTCGAATTCGCCTTCCGTgtcaccgatgttgtgcccttgggaaaggcactttacacgactttcctcacttaactcaggtgtaaatgagtatctagctgcggctagtggccttggcggggctttgtggccgagacaggcctttaGGGTTTAAACATTAGCTTTCATGCTTTGGAAATTTTGCCAAAGTTGTCTGACATATGGTAAACCAGTAGAGCTCGTCGGACgacttcatttgcatagaaCAACTGAACGCGCCGTGCAGCAGGCTCCGTGCAAACACCACGTCTACCCGTTTCTTCACTTTCTCCTGACCTGACACCTGTTTCCACCCACGATGAGAAGAAGAACCAAGCAGATCCGCAGAAGAAAAGGCTCGAGGAGGCCATCGGACATTCTGAGGGCAGCTTTCGGCTCTTCCGACAGGAGACTTCAGCAGAAGGACGCCCAGCTTCTCAAGAAACTGAATTTGCCCGACCACCGTGATGACAACGCCTTGGATGCCGTCACTTCCTTGTTGTCTGATATCTTCGAGGTCCTCGCAGAGGAGATGTACCTGTTTGCTGCTCGCGTGTTGGGTATGGTGTGGCCTTCAAGGATCTACAGATACGAGAAACTGTCCAACTCCGCGTAATGTTTATTAACAACTGCGTCGCCTTGAAAGCGATGCAAAGTCGACACAGACTTGCTCGATCAACCTATCACGTGCAGATAAGAAACAGTCGAGCAGAATGGAGGATGGGCTTGTTTTGGACATAACATAAGTAGTTGATGATCAACCGAACGGATTGTAACTTGCGTTTGAGGAGTTTACACACTAGAAATGCCGTGGAATAACGTTAGTTACTAAATCGATcctatgtgtaacgttatatgtgctATCATCAAGTGTTAACGCTACACCGGTAACGTTGGACTGTTCTGAAATGTTTTGAACTCGTGGGCCAAGAATTGAAGAAAGGGCAAGTCATCAGGAGGTACATCTGAGTGTATGGGTAGCCAGGAGGACGGCAGTGCTttatttatgaatgaatgattttattcctcaacaatcgcacaagaaacgatgtatggcaaccaataacaactagtATAGTAGAACAATAACATTTATGGAACAATCATTGACATTTTTGTATGACGAGTGGACGTTGCGCTTCTAAAGGTTAGGACACATGGCAGTGTTTTCGTTGACGCTTCTGTGGCTGCTGACAACTATCTCCATAACGTAGATGAACGATGAAACTTGAAAACCACTGACGGGAAGACGTTGGCAAAAATTAAACTTCTCATGTTTGTAAGGTAGACCTCAGGCAAGATAGGGAAATTACTTCTGTTTTTGCTGCTAACGCAATGTGTGAACTAACCGGCTTAATGTCATATAATGACATGCATGTGAATATTCTTAATATCCTATAACTGTTATAGCGTAGTGCTAAGaacaaaattttaaaatgtCAATGTCGATTTACATTTGAATGATATATGTGGGTGTTATTTATTACTGATCTAGCGGTTAAGATTGTTCAGTACAATGTGCATTTCTTGTGACTTGACGCTCGATGTATCTTGTGTAGTTGGATTCGTAACTCTAATTGTACCAAATAAAAATTGATATCTCATAAAAATCATTTGTACTCGACTTTCTAGTGTGTTGATTAAGCTTGGTTGTTTTTCATTCACCttattcaaaataaaaagtCCAACTTGCTCGGGATTTGAGGTTGCAGGTACCGATCGAGGATCTAGAACGTCTAAAAAGAGCTAGAGAGGATCACCAGGACTTGTTCCGGCAACTTGccccagatgatgatgaatttccACTCCTCTGGTCTTGGAGAATTTGCAGATAGCTACTCCGTGCGCACGCATTTTCGTTTGATCATCTGATGCAAAGTCAGAACAAGGGAGTCATGAACTGATGAACTCCTatcaaaaatgctgttttgaaaTATGATCGTTCATAGAACACAGGTCATCTGAGGACACGAGAGGACGGCGTTCTACAACACCGTCTCCTTAGTGCAGTCGTTTGAGATGTGCTCTTGTTCTGATATATCTAACGTTAATTATTTGCCGTACCGTACGTTTTACCGTACTACATACAACTGATATATAAGGCACCTCTTAAAAAGACACGAAGCAAAAGATCTGATCAGGTGAATTTCATTGGTTGTCCTTGTAAATATTAACGTTTACAAGAAGTAGATATTGTACTTGGCAAATCATTGCATATATAGTATTAAATATTTCATATGTACAAATTCCATTAATCTTAAAATCTAACTTACATCTTTTACAACATCGCTGATGTTTCCGTCGCTGGTACATGTTGTTCAACAACAATATATGTAGCCTGAGGCAGTGAACAGGTGTAACAAAAGTTACAGTGCACACAGTGACACTTGCCGCGTTCTTAACATATGGCATGTAAAAGGACATTGGTCATGTATTTAACGTCACACAGCAGGGTTCAATGACAGTATGTTAAATCTGTATAAGGGCGAAGGTGAAGTATTCAACATCGCACACGGTACTGCTAACGTACTGTTCAAAACTCAGCTTGCCTGATTCTAGTACACATCTCCGTGCATGTCCGCACATGTCCACTGTGTTTAAGTGTAGGTTGACAGTTTTGATGTTGAACTTCGCCAAACGTCACACGGTGACCACGTCGATTCCCCTGGACTTGAACTCCAAGATGTAAAGGTCCTCGGGATCAAACTCTTCCTCCATCAGACAGCCGCAGAACAGTTTCCGAAGGCGTCTCCCCACTCTGCCAAGTCCACACTTGAACCTCTTCCACGTACTGGGCTTCTTGGTCTTCTGCGTGATGGACTGCTCTGCCTCTGGGTCTGGCAGTGTGATGGTTTCTGATCCTTCAAAGGTGATCTCCAGGGGATCCCAGCACACACAGCCGTTATTCGTCACCCTTCTCCTCTCCTGTAGCACTTCTGTCGGCTCGTCGGGTAGCGCCCACCAAGGTACCTGTTCtacctgtaaacaacaaagGGAACCTAGTAGCTGACATCCCTGATTTCAAGTaatgttatgatgttattgatcGCTGTCAAACGTATTGTATGTATTATAGTTATTAGATGATAAGCGTTAGTATGACAAATATAAAGTAGTGTATATAGTAGAAATTTCTTGTATTTTATCgaagaggactccaggaagagtattGGTATATTAACACTGATGAAGATTCATTgataatcaaacaaacaaacaaacatttcaacagTCTACCTGAATCAGCCCTTACCTGTCTACTATTAAGGAGTTCACCCTTCTTGtcatacaaaacaaacagtagAAGTTTAAACCTATCCCAAACTTACATCGCAGATACCAAACGTTCTGAAATAGAAAGAATTACCTAGTAAACCCTTCAATTGATAACTTATTCGACCGTCTTGGACTACCCCAGCCATTTGCTACATTTTGTTGTGATTTGCTTGTtatttttattgtacatgtatttgtctcttTCAGGTGTAATATTTGTAAGTAAAATTTTGCGTCCTGTGCTTTCCTTTGTTGatcaataaaaatgaaaataaagtacCTCGAGGTCGGCGTCCATGTGACTGTCATATGCGTGATGAACGTCGGCGACGGCGACGCTTGTGCTTGCGTGTCCGTCTTCATCCGAAGAGTAAGCATAGAAGGAGTTATCCTTCTCCCAGCTTGTTGGATCGTGATACTTGTGCAGAGACTGGTAGAAGGATGCGTTCGGGGGTGACTGTGCTTTGGATGGAGCGTCCACGTGAACTTCAGCTTGGACCACGACGGAGTTTTTCTCCGGAGAACTTGACTCCGGCTTCTCGACCACAGTCTGTTGTTCTCTCAGCGACGCCTCCAAGGGTTGTTTCAGCTGGatgtcttcaagttcaagttcttTCTCTGGAGAACTTGACTCCTGCGTCTTGACCGCATTTTCTTGTTCTCTAAGCGACGCCTCCAACGCTTGTTTCAGCTGGatgtcttcaagttcaagttcttTCTCCGGAGAACTCAACTCCTGCGTCTTGACCACAGTCTCTTGTTCTCGCAACGACGCCTCCAACGCTCGTTTCAGCTGGATGTCTTCTAGTTCAAGTTCTTTCTCTGGAGAACTTGACTCCGGCTTCCCGACCACGGTCCGTCGCAGCGACTCCTTTAACGCTTGTTTCAGATGGatgtcttcaagttcaacatcgCTGACTCCCTCTTTCTCCTCAAAGAACGAGCAGTCGCTGCATTTCGCCAGCATCTCGTCTATGTCTACGGACGTCAGACTGCTCACGGAAGTCCACACACTGGGGTGGCGCTGCCTCCGCATCAGGGCACCTGACCAGGGAATCCctgccatgacgtcatctatgGTCTGTTGCCGTCTGAACCGCGAAAACAGCGGCATGTCTGGGAGCAGTGTACGAGCACGTCCGGCCAGGAAAAATTCGATCGTCTTGTGTTGGTTGTAGAACACTTTCGTCTTCCATGGCAACTCGTCAACGTTACGAACGCCATAAAGATGTTCCAGAACATGGGTCATACCAAAATGAGCTGTTTCGATGTTCCTTGTTATTTGTACTGTTAACTTGTGACTTTCCTGAAGTGTAAACAATTCTGATGTCTGTAGGGTAAATCTACAAATAGATCTAGAAATCATCGTACACTCCTCAATCGTATCAAATAGTATTTGTGCACATCAATGTTTAAGATAACTATTTATCAAGACCTGAAAAATCAAGGTTTTTCGTGCTGTCTTCAGGAATAGAACCGTAATTTGCAAGAATATTCTAGTGGCGGAAACAGTTATAAAGTCGTGGATTGGAAATAGAAATATTACTTTACTAGTACTTTTAAGGTTCAacgtctttctttttttattacaaactggCGGCGGGGTTTTTGGTAAACTGTGCAGTGTTTTCAGTTGACGTGTCTGTACATGTCACCAGTTGCCAATCCTTTTGTGGATGCGTCCATGTTATATCATCCTTAGGTATGGTGTCCGGATCCAGGTATGTACTACAAAGGCGGAGGAACAGTTGGCGAAAAGGCCAAAGTTGTTAGGGGAAAGCAGATGATGTTTAATGTATCCTTATCCTGCATATTCCATTCAGGAAACGATATGTACATAGCCAGTAGCCACTATAGTGctataggtggcgcttcgaAGGGGTTACATGGGACCCCGACGCCTAAAAGCGATCCTTTTTTAACGTCCACTAGTGtttagaaaatttttaaaaaggtCATTCAAAAATTTATTTTGAAGACGCCTGAACCTGTTTAGGAACGCTGTAACTCTaatgtcatgtaacgttatattttcacatttgtaCAAGTCAAACTGAAACACCCTATtagagcctaatctgcagtaccgctcccggccgtcTCCAGAAAAGTGCCCAAAACGACCGTGAAATTGCCAAAGTTCTGTCTTTTCTGGAATGGAAAATCGCGGAAGGCTCTCAAGGAGTTTTGAGGCTCATTTAACAAAGCTTTGGAAAATGCGACTTCTTGAACTAAAGAATGATAACGCTAATATTTGATTTCTTTCACAAAAAAACGGGATATATTATTAATGACACGTTTCAATTGCATTTTAATTGACGATAGTCATGTCCTGTATGTAGTCATGTTCTGAAGGGTTACCACAAAGTTTCGATCATTTTTCGTGAAAGAATGCGTTCGTTAATGCAACAGTTCTTTTGTTCATCTATCAATATATCTGATTCTCTTGCAATGCTGTAAAGTGTGTGGAATATTGAAAAGTGCAATATGATTTTGAGCGCCAGGAGGAGCCGATTGATGACAGGAATCCTTGTGACATCGAATTCTGTGGCATTTCTCCAGTTTATTCAGCAACATATTCAACATCCTACACTCAACACGTGCGATATGAACATGCGAACAAAAATCTGAATACCATGAATGGTATCTGTGAATATGAAAATATCACTACGAAATAGCCTTCAATTCAGTCTCTCTGTACAATAAACGAACTTCAACCTCGGCATGCCAAGTTATGCACTAAAAGTAACATGataatattacattatatacatatatgaagGTATATTTCGATTGTCTGTTAAAATAACGGAAAAGAATTGGTCGATTCTACAATtttgatcaaataatatgtagCAGGTACACCAAATCAGGTAGCAGGTACtatgtataaaatattttgtatattcaaaGGTAATGATAAGATTGCGTCAGCCAAGTTAATACAAATCATAAACTAAACTCTGCCTATCAGCTTCAGCCAGCCTAGTACACATTCCCTTCTAGGCAATATCtacagtataacgttatatgtacagGTTCAATGTACAATGTGTGGACTTAACCTACCTTTTACAACGCACGATTAAGGAAAGTTCAACATCGTGTACTACAGGTTTGTATTACTCATCTATAGATTAGTGTAGATTAAGGCTATGATGTGCACAGGGTGAATGTATCATCATTTCACATCAGTTGCTTGTAACGTTAACTTCAGCTGTTCAgtaaatacatgtgtacatgccaGTAGCTTGGTACTTTAGACTGCCATCAGTTTCATAAATTCTTGGTCCTTAGACATCACGACGTGAAATGTTAGCGATAGGACATGATTATGAAAAGAGGTGGCTAGAGGGGAAGTTGAATTTGAGACTGTGTGTACCAAGTTGCAGACTTTCTTTTATCAGACGCTTTTTTGACGTACATCTTCCTGTTCAGCATTGATTCTATACTTCACAAATGTGGTTCATACTGTATCATTTACATCTTTCTTCTGACGGTACTTTGGCAAACACTGTTAAATTGTTCAATTTCATGATAACATATTTATTAACAATTGCCAGGcaaaaatgtgtcaaaatgGTCATACAGACTCATTCCAACCTCAAACTCATCATGAAAGGGCATCAAATGTCTTTTGGGATGATGAAGTCATAGAATGCTACACTGAAATACCGTTCTTGCTGGTCACATTCAGGCTCAAGCCGCAAGCATAAGGATTACGGCCATTTTGGAACTACTACTGACAGAGATTGAATGTGATTTTGCATTTCCAAATATTTCAGACACAACCATTTTGGGCAGAAGTACGATGGGTTTGAATCTGCCAATCAGGCATCAGTATCATGATGATGTATCAGGTCATGACCGCTAGTTGTTACAGTAGCCGTGGTGCCTGTGTTGTTGAAAACAACACCAGGGTCTGGACCAACGGACCGATTCCTGGTCCACCTCTTCCAGAATACTATGAAGATGGTGAAACCAATGAGGACAGCAACAGTCACTGCAGTAGCGATGAGGGCAATGAGAACAGACAGGGAGAGACTTGGATCAAGTTCAGGCTCTTGGGACGGCAAATGATGAACAAGAACAGATAGGGAGAAAGTGGGAGAAGATACAAGGTAGCTGTTGTCCGTCGGATGGATTGAAGTACCAGTGGTATCTGTATATGTAGAAAGAGGTGAAGCGATTGTCGTGGGCACATTCACACGGGCATCAGGTAGGGAGGAAATGGGAGAAGATACAAGGTAGCTACTAGTATTGTCCGTGGGATGGGTTGAAGTACCAGTTCCAGTGGTATCTGTATATGTAGAAAGAGGAGACGCGATTGTCGTGGGCACATTCAACTGGGCATCAAGTAGGGAGAAAGTGGGAGAAGGTTCAAGGTAGCTGTTGTCCGTAGGGTAGGTTGAAGTACCTGGTCCAGTGGTATCTGTATATGTGGAAAGAGGTGAAGAGATCGTCGTGGGCACATTCAACTGGACATTAACAGATAGTGTGGCAGATGTGGAGCCAGCATGATTTGCTGCAGTACAGACATACGgaccagcatctgctgcagtaacattgGTTATGGTGATGGTACCATTCACTCCCACAGTCACCCTCCCTTCTGACTCAACACTCACAGTCAGCCCAGATGGAAGAATGACTGTGATGTCGGGTGAGGGAATTCCTGAAGCCTGACAGGCCAATTGAACAGTCGGCTCCTGCACAAATGTGTTATCGTCACCCCTGTGAAAGCTTAGAATGCTTGGTTCTACACAGATCAGATCTTCGGGATTGATATCGCTTAATTTTTGCCCTTGTAAGTTGACTGGTTGAGAACAAATAATCTGACGTTCAAATGAGTGAGACCCACTCATCCTAAGCCTGAAGGCCGCCACCCTACAGTCGCATTGCCAAGGATTGTTTTGGATATTCAATAGAGAGATGGGTGACAACTCGGCATACAATTGGGAGGGCAGAGTCGCTATCTGGTTGTCGCGCAGATTTAACATGACTAGTTGTGGCAGATTGGAGAAAGAACCAGGGCGAATGTCggttattttgttgttggacAGAGACAATCTTTGTAGCTGTGGTAGATTTGAGAAAGTGCCTGAAAGAatgttggttagttggttgtgATATAGTAATAAATGTTGTAGTTGTGGTAGATTTAAAAACGTTCCGGGATAAATATTAGTTATTTTGTTGTGCTGCAGTTGCAGGGAACGGAGCTGTGGCATGCTTGAGAACGCATCAGCATGAATGTTAGCTATCTTGTTGTTGTACAGTTGCAATCTTTGCAGCTGTGGTAGATTTGAGAAAGTGCCTGGAAGAatgttggttagttggttgtcATGAAGAAACAACTTTTGGAGCTGTAGTAGACCTGAAAACACACCAGGTTCAATGCTGTTTATTTGGTTCTTCTGCAAGTGCAGCCATTGGAGCTGTGACAAACCAGAGAATACATCAGCCTGGATGTTAgctattttgttgttgtgcagACTTAAACTTTGAAGCTGTATTAGATTGGAGAATGTGGCAGACTGGATGTAGGTAATTCGGTTGGAGGACAGATCTAGATGAATCAGACTCCTATATCTTAAGAATGCATAAGGAGTCATGGTTGTGATGACATTTCCTCTCAGGTAAAGCTTAGTGATATTTCTAGGCAGATACTGAGGAACGCTGCTGAGGTTTTTATTGCTACAGGAGCAGTCTAATGGGCAACTTGTGTTGCAGGCTGCTGTCTGCTTGGCTTCCTTTAAGACGATGAGGAACAGAACCAGTAGTCTCTTAAGCTTGCCGCACATTTTGTCTGTAAGAGAAGGGAGTGAATGTATGTGATTACAATCGGATGGTCATTTTGTATACTAGGTGCCCCTTAACTTTTTTTGTAGATTATGGATTACCAATGCAACTGGTCACAAAGTTGATACCAAACCTAGCTAAACAGCTAAAGAAAGCtgggggaagaaaaaaatgtcttttattGGTCACAAAGTTGATACCAAACCTAGCTAAACAGTTAAAGAAAGCTGAGGGAAGAAAGATTGTCTTTTATCAAACGCATATAGTAACTCAAGGTATTTGTGATGTAACGCTTCATCACTaaacgaaaacaaaacatagTATAGATTCTGCCAAAAACGTAAGCATTAATTCCTGGGAAGTTAAGTCCTTTTACATACCCTATCATGTATTGCGTTCTCCAGCTGAATGTTGTGTAGATGCAGTTGACAGATTCTTCTGTGTGTATCGAGTTGCGTTGGTTCGTCAAGCCAGCCAGGACCTCCACTTTTCAACGAATCATTCTTCCAGTTGGCTACCTACAATGTACCAAAGATACACAAATTCACGCACactcatgtaacgttatatgctaCTTTTCAGCATAAAAAGATACACTAAGATCAGGTTACTAGCTTACACCTTTCACAAGTTTGGAATTACCATCACTTACCACTAGTAAAGCATGGCACATTCAtcattaatatgcaaattaggtccttatttgcataattggtttCTTAATGTTTTCCGTATGCCATAAATTACATAAGCCTTATATATTGAAATCCTACATTTGAAAACACTAGAATTATATATCTTCCTCATTAGGTATGGAATCTTAGTCCGAATGTgcataattttcaaaaaattatGCATGATTTATAATTTATATGTAATATTCCATCTTTGCTCTCTTATTACCCTTGTAGTTATCATCCTTGTAAAGCcgtgcctgcagttccagaaaaaATTGCTAGCGGTGACTTTGAAAGAAGCATATAACGTTATCGGCCACTTCTTCCGTACAAGAAAAGCGATATGCtacacaaaaaatcaagaccattgCATGTTCACTATAAAAGATACGAAAATAacataacaaacatacaaacacacacacacatatgtacacacacacacacacgcgagcacgcgcgcgcgcgcacgcactcacacacacatgtaacagCACTGGGAAAACACACACAATGGTCCCACATGCATAAATACATGCATAAGcgcagatacacacacagacacactgatGTACAAAATCATATGTAGTGGAAAgttgcgcacacacacacatctgcacacacacacacacagccatcCCAGCAGTGCACATTGAATAGGAAAGCCGATTCTCTAATGACTCGGATACAAAATAAAGATTacatttattatatttcattaCTATTGTAAGGGTTACGGTACTTTTCAACCTGGTGCACAGCTGTCATCACAAGGTGTCACCCAACGGGCGAACCTGCTAAAATCGCCCGAATCCCTAGtgcagtactctccaagcagaggttaggctccgatagaaaaaaatagacaaaatagaaagcccaataaaaacgacccccccccccaaaaaaaaaacacgttaaaaacagccggagtctaacctctgcttggagagtactagtgCAGGACGACGGCCGTGCTTTGaccgaaaatgcccatttggagctcATCGACACGTCACCGAGCTTAGTTCTTGATTGGTGACGAGGACTTTACCCGGACACAACATCGGGTCCTGCCATCgggattcaaactcagtacCCCCAGGTTCTGAGTAAACTACCCTACCCACAAGGCCCAGTAACCCTGCCATGACTATATTGTTATTTCTAAAAGATACTTGTATATGTCCACTGTCCTTACAATTGTATCTAATGTCGGTAAAAGTAACCAGAAAAGCGTCAATGACAGTCTTCCCTGGTGTGAGTTCAGTTCATGCCACAAATAACAAGTGATAGTATATGTAACATTACTTCACCTTTACCCGCGGAGTGACCTTATCCGTAGTATTTAAAGATGGGGTATTCAGGGATGtcacgtcgacggacggtggtttcaaactgcagtctttaagccccgtttacaaatcaaaaattttgctcggccgagttgtcagcgagctctaaattacgaggaggcatgaccctgatgcctacgaac contains the following coding sequences:
- the LOC118418940 gene encoding leucine-rich repeat-containing protein 24-like, whose protein sequence is MTPYAFLRYRSLIHLDLSSNRITYIQSATFSNLIQLQSLSLHNNKIANIQADVFSGLSQLQWLHLQKNQINSIEPGVFSGLLQLQKLFLHDNQLTNILPGTFSNLPQLQRLQLYNNKIANIHADAFSSMPQLRSLQLQHNKITNIYPGTFLNLPQLQHLLLYHNQLTNILSGTFSNLPQLQRLSLSNNKITDIRPGSFSNLPQLVMLNLRDNQIATLPSQLYAELSPISLLNIQNNPWQCDCRVAAFRLRMSGSHSFERQIICSQPVNLQGQKLSDINPEDLICVEPSILSFHRGDDNTFVQEPTVQLACQASGIPSPDITVILPSGLTVSVESEGRVTVGVNGTITITNVTAADAGPYVCTAANHAGSTSATLSVNVQLNVPTTISSPLSTYTDTTGPGTSTYPTDNSYLEPSPTFSLLDAQLNVPTTIASPLSTYTDTTGTGTSTHPTDNTSSYLVSSPISSLPDARVNVPTTIASPLSTYTDTTGTSIHPTDNSYLVSSPTFSLSVLVHHLPSQEPELDPSLSLSVLIALIATAVTVAVLIGFTIFIVFWKRWTRNRSVGPDPGVVFNNTGTTATVTTSGHDLIHHHDTDA